TTCCCCTCATgttgggagatttcctctcacttcctgttgtgcctctgtgacaggaagtgaggggaaatttccTCTGTGGTAcccaaacattaaaaaataaaatgacaaggGGTTTTAACTATtccctactctattcaaaatataaaaatacaaaagtttGGGCTGAACATACACATATGAAGGTGAGCATTATTCACAAACAATTCAGGAAGAGTATCCATGTCTGGTATATAGATTATGAAGTGCAATCTAATGATAAATGACGTGTATTGCTGAGAAATTAGATACAAAAACTccttttatttattacatgtcATAGTATGTGCTGTATCCATGGAGACACTCAGCTCTATGGGCTGAGTACACACAAGTACCACAGCGGCCTCTGCTGGTGACTAGCGACACTATCACCATCACCAACAGAGCACTGTACGACCTGATTAGAGGGCGGAAGATCGCTGGCCGTGACGATACGCGCTCTCATTGGCTCCGACACTGCGTCTCTGTTGGTGTCGCTGAAGAATGACGTCAGACGAGGAGGTTGCTGTGGCAACGTGACGCTGCGGCCTTGTCATGGCTCTATCCCGGGTTCTCCTGGTCGTTGTCGCCTTGTGGGGTCAGGGCGGGCCGGTGAGGGGAGCCTCGAGCGGTGAGTAGTGCCTTAGAGCTGCAGGGGCCTCCTCTGTAACACTAAACCgaatacaaatataaataaagcGGACCTGTCACAGGTTGACACAAAAATGAAGCCATGGGACAACTGACACCCCTGTGTATGAGGAGGAGGTACCCAGAGCCTCACCACTTTGCAGTGATCTGATAGGCTGTATGGTGGTGCACCTCACTAAGTGGTCCCCCCTGTGCAGTTGAAAGGCATTATGGGGGAGCAGTGGAAAGGCATGGTGGGGGTGGATTGGGGAGCAGTGGaaaggcatgggggggggggataggggagCAGTGGTAAGGCATGGTGGGGGTGGATTGGGGAGCAGTGGaaaggcatgggggggggggatagggcagCAGTGGTAAGGCATGGTGGGGGTGGATTGGGGAGCAGTGGAAAGGCatggtgagtggggggggggggagcagtggaAAGGCATGGGGTGGGGGAGCAGTGGAAAGGCATGGTGGGGGTGGATTGGGGAGCAGTGGAAAGGCAtggtgagtgggggggggagcagtggaaaggcatggggtggggggggggagcagtggaAAGGCATGGTGGGGGTGGATGTGGGAGCAGTGGAAAGGCATGGTGGGTGGGGGGGAGCAGTGGAAAGGCATGGTGGGGGTGGATTGGGGAGCAGTGGAAAGGCATGGGGTGGGGGAGCAGTGGAAAGGCATGGTGGGGTGGATTGGGGAGCAGTGGAAAGGCAtggtgagtgggggggggagcagtggaAAGGCATGGGGTGGGGGAGAAGTGGAAAGGCATGGTGGGGGTGGATTGGGGAGCAGTGGAAAGGCATGGGGTGGGGGAGCAGTGGAAAGGCATGGTGGGGGTGGATTGGGGAGCAGTGGAAAGGCATATGGTGGGGGTGGATTGGGGAGCAGTGGAAATACATGGGGGGGTGTGCAGTGGAAAGGCATGGTGGGGGTGGATTGGGGAGCAGTGGAAAGGCATGAGGGGGGGTGGGTTGGGGGAGCAGTGGAAaggcatggaggggggagcagtggAAAGGCATGGTGGGGTGGATTGGGGAGCAGTGGAAAGGGATGGGGGAGCAGTGGAAAGGTGGGGTGGATTGGGGAGCAGTGGAAAGGCATGGTGGGGGTGGATTGGGGAGCAGTGGAAAGGCATGGTGGGGTGGATTGGGGAGCAGTGGAAAGGTGGGGGTGGATTGGGGAGCAGTGGAAAGGTGGGGGTGGATTGGGGAGCAGTGGAAAGGCATGGTGGGGGTGGATTGGGGAGCAGTGGAAAGGCATGGTGGGGTGGATTGGGGAGCAGTGGAAAggtgtggtgggggggatggaggagcagTGGAAaggcatggagggggggggatggaggagcagTGGAAAAGCATGGTGGGGGAGCAGTGGAAAGGCATGATGTGGGGGATGGGTATGATCTGTAGGCACAGTTCCTTGCAGGCAGTATGTGGTTGTAATTGGCACTGTTCTctgtagacccctttcacactgaggcagttttcaggcagttagcgctagaaatagcataGGTTAAAAGCGCCCACTAGTGGGCGAAAAGCGCTGCTTAatcagtggcgctttaccgctaacgcacgGGCAGCCCCAGGGTGAAAGTGGTCTTAGGATTTAAAGAATGCGGGAAGAAAGTCCTGCAAGGAAAATTCTATTTTATATTCTGAAAGCAGAGAATGTATTCTGAGTCCATTTCTGTCCGGTAATCAGACTTCTCTATCTCTGCTCAGGTGTGACAATCTGCTCCTGTGACCTTTCACCTGGGAACTGTGACCTAAACTGCTGCTGTGATGCCGACTGCTCCCTAAGTGATCCCACCAGCGTCTTCTCTTCCTGTGTCCCCGGCAGTACCAAGTAAGGCCCCTGTCTTCCATCTCCCGCATACACTGGAACACGGTGATCACTATTTGGGAGACATTTTTATTCCAATGaagattttattcatttatgtgctCAGCTCCTTCTAtgcatgtgatttatttttttctttattacttcCTCTGTGATCTCTGTTTAGGGCGGAGAAGTTGGTGTGTCTGTATAGTTGGCTGATATTTCGCAACAACACCCCTTACGCCACCACCGTGGTCGGCTCGCCCCCCACTCAACTCTTCTGCGTCCTCTCTGCTGACGGTAAGTGTCTCACGGCTCCTTCTGGTTGTAGGGGTTGTCAGAAAAGGAGACACAAAGAGCCAAAGCCCAATAGTGTAAAACTGCTTAAAAAGATTATTATATGAGgattaaaaacacaaataaattaaGTAACAGCGTTGTAGAGAAAATCTTGTTCTGGAGACACTATTATGCACGTCTGGTTTGATGCACTTTTGATTAGCATGGTGACATCACAATGTATTGCTCCGCCCTACGTGTTTCATCCCAACTGACGCCATCTGCAGTTGTTTTTTTCCACAAGAGAGGATACATTGTCCTCTTTATTTCACTAGGTGTAttgtattgcagaagagacatggaaTGGAATAAAAGGAAATAGGCTGCCAGcttgtatttttgttttctacattcctttagttccgctttaaagtgattggtAAAGCTTtgattattaataaaataacaaacatgtcatacttacctccactgtgcagttcgttttgaacagagtggccctgaacatcctcttctggggtcccttgacaGCTCTCGTGTCTCCTCCCCGCATCGGATaaacccctaggagaagcgctctcccatggagttaccttgcgggcacgctcccgagtccatcATTCGGCGTCCCACCATAGCCTCCAAATGTATgacccggccccgccccctgcatcattggatttgattaacagcagcaagagccaattgctgcgctgctatcaatctatccaatcaagagccgggaccccgCGGAGAGAGGGACAGCACGTCCCCGCTgagggaaattcggggctcaggtaagttaaacgggggggctggggggccggtgactgccaggtgttttttcaccttaatgcataggatgcattaaagtgaaaaaacacgaaggtttacaaccccttttaagtctCATTAGTGCACTTATGAAAAAGACGTAAAATGCCCTTGCGCCAAAGACAACAAAAATTGCCTTATACCTCTAGCATCCTGCCCAGGTATTATCTTCCACTCTCTACCTCCTTTACAAATGACAGCTGGATTGTGATTGGTCAGTATGGGACATAATGGTCCATCTATGCCTTGTGTCTTTGCAGCCTCCTTGAACTACTTTGTCACCCCTCAGACTGTGAATGTATCGAACTTCCAGTCTATCAGTGAGCCATACAAAGGCCTATCCTTCTCCGCTGCCTCACAAAGTGTCCCTGTCTTCTCCAGCTTCTACAAGGTAAGAGGGATTAGCTGATGTAGCGCTTGTGTCTATAAACACATTTCTGACATGTCATTCTTCTCTCCAGGCCGGCGATCCCGTCCTCACAGTGTCTGCTTCCAATGCTCTAAACGTGCTGAGACAGCCAGCCCCTGTGGGGGGGCAAAATCTCTGTTCCGACAACAGTCCTGCAAGTAAGAGTTGCCCTGTAACTTTACGAGAATACTGATGTGTCTACCTATATGTAATCCCGTCGTACCATTATTAGTGACCACTTTATGGTTATTCAACTTCAGAAAACATAAAAATAGTTGCTCAtttagtctgggggggggggggggtgaggaacaGCACTTGGCGCTTCCCCATGCTCTGGCGGTGGACTGTCCCTTGAGGTCATCCTGTCCAGTGCAGGGCCTGCATTAGTCTTGATGACATCAGGGCCTTGAACTTCTGGAGGATGGGGGAGAAGACGCTCCGGGGCTGGTGTAGTGGTGCAGAGGAGCGGAGTATCTGGTAAGTAGATCTCTTTTACATCCCCTAGACATAGATcagcaattaacccttgcagtgtgggctttaaagaggaagtaaatcccgatggtgatttgatcagttttactgccttagtaattactacagctgttttagctgagggaaatcctgaaaacatgacctgttgagggtacttgaggactggagttgagaaacattgtgtTAAAGGAGAAGGAGGTAGAGGCAGTTGAGCAATACTTTGGGGGTTATTaatgaaaaggcaaatccactttgcactacaagtgcaaactacaagtgcaaagtgcagtcgctgtagatccgagagggacatgcaaggaaaataaaaaacagcattttagcttgtacgtgattggatgataaaatcagcagagcttcacctcatttcagatctacccctcagatttacagcgactgcacttccaagtgcactttctacaatttctacacttagaggcgcctctcttctcttttatactctggagctcctgctggattttgcttctaatccccttgtggaggcttccatttgtggattgacattttatggttacacaacttatcacattgctataatctttttatatggactataaactgaaggacctatgactaaatggttgtggaacgaatgatttgagtttccattatttcttatggggaaattcgctttgatatacaagtgctttggattacaagcatgttttgcaattatgctcgcaatccaaggttttactgtattgtataCCAATGATCCTTTTTCTCAGGGGGTTAAATACGTTTGACTAACATCATACAAGTAGTTTCTTTTGCAGCACATAAAGAACTGTCTGCAGACGCTTGTGTTTTATTTCCTAGAATTCCTGCTGAGCAGCAGCACGATGTGCATGCGGGTGTTCAGTAATTTGACTGACGGCTGTGAGACGGATCTCTCCCTGGACCCAGCCTACTATTACCAGGATATCGCCGTGCTCAGGGTAAACGTGCCGTTGGTATTACAGACCTAATAGGTGGAAAAAGAAGACTTGCAGCAGAATTTTCTCTGACAATAGAATTGGGTAGAATTGTGAGCACAGATGGGGCACAATGTGGGATCTTGTGTCCAGATCCAGAAAGACTaaaacttatgccccgtacacacggtcggagtttCCGCCAGCAAGAGTCAGATGTGGGCGCttcgtctgaaattccgaccgtgtatgctccatcggacttttgctgtcagaatttccgccagcaaaagaatgagagcaggttctcaatttttctgaagggaaaaaattccgatcgtctgtagcaatttcgacgtgcaaaattccaacgcatgcttggaaacaattcgacgcatgctcggatgcAGTGAGCtttattttctcggcttgtcgtagtgttgtacttcaccgcgttcttcgtgaccgtgtgtatgcaagctagGCTTGAGccgaattccatcagaaaaactaTCCAAGGTATTTCCgaaggaaaatccgatcgtgtgtacggggcattagccaattttttatttctttttttgtaattcctttaCTTTTCATAGGAAGTGCGTTTCATAGCCAAAGTAAGGTACAATGATAATTAGCAAGATCAGATAACAGGAAGGGTCACGTATTGTGTTCAACATATCAACTGTCCCGGCGACACACTGTATGGATGGCATGAACTAGACAATTTTTTAATGGCAGATCGTTTTTATAGTTTTTCTTATATACCCTCCTTTCATCCTTATCattgtaaatgtacaatttttttcctaaatagcttcctttaccttagtgcagtcctccttcacttacctcatccttccattttactttaaAATGCCcctattttttctgagaaatcctcacttcctgttcttctgtctgtaactacacacagtaatgcaagactttcttcctggtgtggagtgtcgtgctcgccccctcccttggactacaggagagtcaggacactctctacgttgcagatagagaaaggagctgtgtgttagtgggcgtcctgactctcctgtagtccaagggagggggcgagcacgacactccacaccagggagaaagccttgcattactgtgtggagttacagacagaagaacaggaagtgaggatttctcagaagaaataaggaaattttaaagcaaaatgaaaggatgaggtaagtgaaggaggaatgcactaaggtaaaggaagatatttagggaaaaaaaaattgtacctttacaaccccttaagtgATCTTACCGGGAAGATGTACCTACAGACACTTCCTTTCCTATGGTGACACCACTGCCTGACAGCTTTGGTGTTGTCACCCTTTCCAGTGTGTGGTTGAGTTAGAACACAAGCAGCTACAATTTAATTGTAATTGTAatgttttcaggcgttttttgtGCTGTCTTGGAATATGTTGTTTCGGATGACGGAATTAGCTGAATTGTACAATGAATTGTATTCTTCTCTCTTCCCTGAAGGTGCCGGCGGGTGTCTCCGGTCAGGGAGCCAGAACGGTAAGTGGAGGATGGATTGGACCCCGGATGTACAGTAAAATTGGAACAATTTACATGTTGATCGTTTCCTTTTTATAGGTCCCAATAACCAGCCCTGTGACAGACAGGCCCGTTCTGCTGGGGGACCAGTGTAACAACGTTGTGTCCCAGGTATAATATTACATGTGATCTCCGGCCTTCCCTTCAGTATTGCACAGTTGTAATCGGAttccactgcacactgtgagcttttcATAATatacattagaagctgcagcaagacaGACAGAGCCCACCTTATTTCCTGGCTGAAGGATGTGAATCATCATCTAGCCACAGCCTGACGATCCTCGGCCCActtctttcattcattggatttcagttctttcagtCATATAGGTTCAGaatcacatgtgggcgttacccCTGCATGCTAATAAAGCCTGCCTAGGAATGCCCTCTTCTCCAGACTGAAACCCTGCCCATCAAGGCATTTTAAaacggaactaaaccctcctatccttttcagccaaggaagctgccatcttggcctctgtttgatctgcaactgccatgactttgcacatgtgatcagttatgactccaGCCTTTTGATGCTTtctcagtttggttgagagcacaagccaACGTGACAGTTATCATTTCTGGCATGCTGgaaatgtaattgttttttgaaactttgaaatcaatgggtttagtacCGCTTTCATATttacataactcctcccactgcttgtatcagggctgagggctcttgagaggagtactgagaaagggtgctgtgatgttttcagaatACCATGTGCAGCACCCTGCCAGCTACTCCCACCAGTCATGATCTGCACAGAGACACCATATCTCATCACTAAACCCTAAATAAGGTAATGTAATATAAAggaaaaggttttatttaaaaattgcattAGCATGTTGATAATTGGGCTTGGAGGAACCAAGGGAgggaaaatataagcagattaaacttcagctttaattgctgtctgtgacTCCATTGGATATGGTTCTGCTTTGCTTTTATCCCTGTGAGACAATCAATAAGGGAAACAAAGggttaagccagccatacatggattgaaattcgccCGGTTCAGCGGGGATCCATGTATGGGCTGGATGTTTTGTACACAATCTATCACTCGTGTACAACCAACAAACAACCCGTAGGGTTTTTCCTGAATGATCAGGGCTAATGGCTATAGCAAGCAACACTGATCGTATTGTGCTGGCAGGGAAGGCTTCGCTGTCGGCAAAATACAATTGCACAGCAGGGGGATTGCCCCATCCACATCGAATATGTGGATGGGAGAATCGGCTAATTTTTTATAATTGGTATAATTGGACAGGGTTCACACCATCACCGCTTCCATCTTACAACAGGGGCCCGATGAGTcctggttcactgtttcaggtccgatttcagcctgaattttgggctgaattcggacccgaaatggaccaaaagacacacagcgtTTTTGTGCAAAGCGCACCAGACGcactgcggagatgtgtgaaccggctccatagagagccagtcaaaatctcctgctattgcgaattgcatGCGGGGTTCCCGAAAAGATCCTTGCTAcccaaaaaaagaataatttcaaaatgtgttaaaaagaAGGGGGAGGGCCCAGAATATTTAATCTACAAAATCAGTGTAAGGGTTGGCTTTAACTTCTTTCTTAGAGATGTACAGGAGTGTAATGCGTACGCAGCCTTGGAGCTCTATTGCACTTATTTGCAGTCTAGTATTATCATACTTTTACTggtacttttgaaaaaaaaaacaaaaaaacttcttacaataaaaaacaaaacaaagatcttatttttttttcaggtaacctACACAGTGCTGTATAATGGAACTCAAGGCATCTCTAGTGTAAGTGTTGACTTTACACTCAGCAATGTGTCCATCACCAGTACCAGCATACAGCAGAATACCACCGTCCTTTATAAGGTAGGATGTGACACCTTGTACTCTTATGTCACAGCCTGGGACAAGTCTGTCCTGTTGTACTGTAATGATTCTGATTCCCTGTGCTGAGTGTGATGTCACCTATCTTTGCTGATGATGTCATAATCCTATTTACAGCCCATCACTTCAGCCGCTGGCAGCTCTGTTCAGACTCGGAGTGGGAATCCCGGTTATCTCACTGGATATCCTGTGCTGAGCAACAATGGAAATGTATCCTAATTAAACCCTTCCCTTTATGGAACCGGAGATAATATTTCTACTATTGCTGTTATTTCATGTTCTAATACAGggataggcaacctcggccctccagctgtggtgagacattgcaagaccctgacaatcacaggcatggctcctagaggcagaggcatgatgggatttgtagttttaccacagctggagTTCCgaagttgcctacccctgttctaATGGTAAGGGTGTTAGAGGTAAAATACTGTCCTTCCCAGAAAACAACTCCCCTctactttttcatttatttcatcTTGTTAAATTAATTGCATATTGCTGATAAAATCTTCAGCACTTTCCATGGTATAGAATAGATTGTGGTCCTGCAGGGGCATTAAACCCATGCCTCCAGTGCTACAATTGCACATACAATTGCGTCACTTTTTCACCATTTTATAGGATATTGTGACTACAGTTGCATATGTCTCTGGAGGTATGTGAGCTAGGTTTAACATAAGAAATTATCTCTCAACCGCTGAATAATTCTCCTCCCCATGCCTTTCTTCCGTGCCGCCATCTTTCAAATTCTGGTGCATAGGCAGATACACCGCTGGTCTCTGCCATTTATTTGGGACCTGGCAGAGACCAGCGGCGCATCTGCAGCAatccgctgtgtgtgtgtgtgtgtgcacacgcGCCGCCATTTCTGGCAGCGGAACACTATAAAACAGCCCATAGATTAGTAAGTATTTTTGACTACACAAAAAATTTGCGCATTCCCCattccacacatttgaggtggatggaggaatcctccccgctgtacgattgtattctgacagccaagaggcttccccgctgtcagaatacactgatcagcgctacCAACTAGCTGGCGGAGCTGACCAAGTGGGGAAAATCTGACagtctggttgtacagaagtcaatcagcagatcgacttctgtacaaccagcctgcccatacatggatagaaattctgccaatccctgctgaaccggtcaaattttgatccatgtatggccaggttAACTGTCTGCAGTGCTTGTGCGCATGCACAGAAATCCACCATACTTCTCTTCTGTGCGGCATCTTGCTGCTTGTGTGCGCCTTTAGTCACTTGCTGCCTCCTGGAATTGTTGCATCACACCTGTGATAGACTCACCagtgacagaggcttttggaggagaATCAATGCTTGCAgctccctcaaatgccagggcccatagttggcaggcaagaggctagcattcagtcccctctaaaaggctctgtcccgggtgagtctatcACAACACCTATCCCAGGAGGCAGTGCGGCCCAACATTCGCTTACAGCAGGAAGTGCTTTACTGAGTGAAGTTGCACTTTAGGATTTCCCTGCTCTTGTTGCTCCTCTTCTGAGGCTGTTGTGAGCTGTAATGTGTGTAATTATCAGTTAGGGAGCTTTAATTTCTGTGGACATAGGGTGATCGTGTTTCCCGAAGCCGCTGATTAATTTCTCCTGTACTGCTGTGGGGAGGATGAAAGGGAGAAGCTGATTACTGCAAGAAGGAGGAGCTTTCCTAAAAATGGAGCACACAGATTCTGGTGCAACTgcgcatagtaaccaatcggcttccaggttttattgccaaagcttaattggacaggctgaagctagaagctgattggccactagatggagctgaccatcataggaaatacacataaaaaaatgaGTTGTGCGCTCATACAGTTGTGCAAACAATCCCCATAATGGGGGAGCTTTCCTAAAACTggcgcacacagaatctggtgcagctctgcatagtaaccaattagcttacaggttttattgtcaaagcttcattgaacaagcttaGAAGCTGTACCATGCACATCTGTACCAGAttttgtgtgctccagttttagtaaaacccccccaaagtgtccttcagccctggttcacattgatgagaTTTGTCATGCCATTTGTCATGTCAAAATGCTGAATCGGCGTCAATTGCAAGCAATGGCAGCTTCCAAATCGGTGTGAAGCTGCATTTGCGgcaccgcaccgattcccaatagtgtttctgtactacttttggcaatttgggggtgcgatttccattgacatctgtgcagaaacctgcacagatgtctctgaaatctccCCCGATATCGGAACTGACATGTGGGAATGAAATCATTTGAGTTCAGCTGAACCTGGGCTCAAGTTCATTATTCTatatggcaggggtctccaaacttttcaaacaaagggccagtttattgtccttcagactttaggagggccggattgtggccagcggggggtagaaaatgtcacgggcccagcaccagtgagaataaatatggcctcagggttggtggtcagtaggaggaggagtaggcccTCTATCagaaggaggaatagtatcccatcattggcatcagtagaAGAAATCGTGCCCCCttgtaggtgtcagtgggaggaatagtgtctcatatcagttggaggaatagtgccccaagggccggataaaggctagcaaagggccacttttggccctcgggccgcagtttggaggccCTTGCTATATGGGGAAGGAGAGGATGCTATCTGGCGCCCCCTTCTGGATCTCtgttgtgtatactgtatatcctcCTTGACTCCCAGCAGCTGTTGTTACTGCGGTCTCTGGTTGGAGAGTCATGCTCCTACAGTCCGGTCCAGTTTGGAATGAATGCAATGAGCGGCTGCACAATCCGGTAATGTCTCTGCTTTATTATTCCGTCTTTCCTCTGAGGCTGGGAAAGTGGTGGGCacttatgctgtgtgtgtgtcctAATGATCTAACCCTCTTTTATTTAGTGGTACAGCCCAGGATTCTTGCAGTAGTTTCCAGGCTCGGGCATACCAAATTCTGCTGGGGGGGAACGCACCGCAGAGTCTGGCCATATATGGCA
The Rana temporaria chromosome 6, aRanTem1.1, whole genome shotgun sequence DNA segment above includes these coding regions:
- the TCTN3 gene encoding tectonic-3, coding for MALSRVLLVVVALWGQGGPVRGASSGVTICSCDLSPGNCDLNCCCDADCSLSDPTSVFSSCVPGSTKAEKLVCLYSWLIFRNNTPYATTVVGSPPTQLFCVLSADASLNYFVTPQTVNVSNFQSISEPYKGLSFSAASQSVPVFSSFYKAGDPVLTVSASNALNVLRQPAPVGGQNLCSDNSPAKFLLSSSTMCMRVFSNLTDGCETDLSLDPAYYYQDIAVLRVPAGVSGQGARTVPITSPVTDRPVLLGDQCNNVVSQVTYTVLYNGTQGISSVSVDFTLSNVSITSTSIQQNTTVLYKPITSAAGSSVQTRSGNPGYLTGYPVLSNNGNLLLLRSLVGESCSYSPVQFGMNAMSGCTIRGTAQDSCSSFQARAYQILLGGNAPQSLAIYGNVTAAQSEHWTQIIYQNCSSQGTCSSGCLIPVLLNMQIMWAQVGLFSNPQAQLLGARFLYTCQSVKCQDLTVLQTQVSFTDLTSRGPAPRASPGITDRDPVDFFFPFQTNKAVTNSRSLLLYLALYCWLIMQVGRSV